The genomic stretch GCAGCGTTTCGCGCCTGCAACGCCGCCTCTCAGTCGGTCACGCCCGCGCTGGGAAACTCATGGACATGCTCGAAGCCATGGGCATCGTCAGCAAGCACCAGGGCAGCAAACCCCGGGAGGTGCTGATCACTGAAGCCGATCTGCCCGAATACTTCGGGAAATAAGAGAAGCACCACCTGTGCTGGCTTCCCTCTGGGCGGCCTGCCTCGCCGCTTTCCATGACCGCCAGGAAGGGGCGCTGGGACGGGGCGGGGGCGCCGGAGAGGGTGAATTAACTCTAAGGTTGCATTTTGGCCGGAAGTGGTGTCAATTGGGTGTCGGACAAATCTCCAAATTTATTTCCACCTGAGGTGACTTCATGAAGAAGCAAATCGGCCTGACCACCCTGAGCCTGATGCTGGCCTCCACAGCCTTCGCTGGTGGTGCAGGCGCTCCCGCCCCCACGACCGCTGGCAAGTGCCTGAGCATCTCGCAGCTCGTGGCGACCAACCCGCAGCTCAGCACCCTGAACACCGCGCTGGACGCCGCCGGTCTGACTGGTACGCTGAACGCCGCCGGCTCTTACACCGTCTTCGCCCCCACCAATGCGGCCTTCGCCAAGGTGCCCAGCGATCAACTGGCGACGGTTCTGAACGACCCGGATGCCCTGCGCAGCGTGCTGCTGTACCACGTGGTCGCCGAGAAAGCCACGGCGGCCCAGATTCGTGGCGTCAAGGGTGGCACCACCGTGCAGGGCGCGGACATCACCGTCACGACCAGCGGCAACAGCGTCAAGATTAACAACGCCACCGTGACCCGCGCCGACATTCTGGCGTGCAACGGGATTGTGCACCTGATCGACACGGTGCTGATGCCCCCCATGGCCGCCGAGCCTGCCGCGGCTGCGCCGGCCCCTGCGCCCGCTGCCGCGGCCCCGGCTGCCCCCGCTCCGGCTGCTGCACCCGCTCCAGCCCCTGCGCCCGTTGCCACGGCCATCGTGATTCCCGCCACGCCCCTCTCGGGCGGCACGGTCACCCCGGGCAGCGCCGTCACGCAGCAGACCACCACCGCCCCGGCGCCGGCCACCACCGACACCCAGACCACCACGGAAACGACGACGGACACCTCCACTGAAAGCACCGATACTGCGGAGTCCACCACCGAGACCACGGAAGTGAGCGCTGCGCCGGTGGAAATCACCGTTGAAACCGGCTCGGCGGCCAACGTGTACGCCGTGATCGAGCAGGACGCCCGCTTCAGCACGCTGCGCGGCCTGATCGCCGACGCGGGCCTGCAAGAAGACCTGGCCAAAGCCGGAGCCCAGTACACCATTTTCGCCCCGACCAACGACGCCTTCGCCACCCTGCCCGAAGAAGTTCTGACCAACCTCAAAGGCGACAAGGAAGCCCTCAAGAAGGTGCTGCTGTACCACGTGGTCAACCGTCAACTGGCGCAGGGCGACCTGTCCAGCACGGGCATCATGACCATGCAGGGCAGCGAACTCGACCTGGGCGCGGCGGCTTTCACCACCGTCTTCAACACCAGCACCGGCATGGTTTACCCCATCGACGTGGTGCTGTTGCCCACCGACTTCGTGGTGCCGGACGCTCCCAAGAACTGAAGCCAACCGTTAAAAAGGGCCGCCTGTTTGCGCGGCCCTTTTTCCATGGTGGGTACTAAACGCCGGCCCTCAGTGGCCCAGGATTTTGCTCAGGAACTGCTGGGCCCGCTCGTGTTTGGGATTCTGGTAGAACTCCTCAGGCGTGGTGTCCTCCACGATATTGCCCTGATCGAAGAACAGGATGCGGTCGGCGACCTCACGGGCAAAGCCCATCTCGTGGGTCACCACCAGCATGGTCATGCCGCTGCGGGCCAGTTCCTTCATCACGTCCAGCACTTCCTTGATCATCTCGGGGTCAAGCGCACTGGTGGGCTCGTCGAACAGCATGATCTTGGGTTCCATGGCCAGGGCGCGCGCAATCGCCACGCGTTGCTGCTGCCCGCCCGAGAGCTGCGCCGGGTACTTGTGAGCCTGCTCCTCGATCCCGACGCGCCGCAGCAGTTCCAGGCCCTTGCGCTCCGCGTCGGCGCGGCTGGCCCGGCGCACGCGCATGGGGGCCAGGGTAATGTTCTCCAGCACGGTCAGGTGCGGAAACAGGTTAAAGGACTGAAACACCATCCCGACCTCGCGGCGAATGGCGTCCAGGTTGCCCTGCCCGTTCAGGGGAATGTCGTCCACGGTGATGCTGCCGCCGTCGTGCGGGTCGAGGGCGTTGATGGTGCGGATGAAAGTGCTCTTGCCGCTGCCGGAAGGGCCGATGACCACCACCACCTCGCCCTGGCGCACGGTCAGGTTCACGCCACGCAGCGCATGGAAACTCCCGAAGTGCTTCTGCACGT from Deinococcus fonticola encodes the following:
- a CDS encoding fasciclin domain-containing protein, which codes for MKKQIGLTTLSLMLASTAFAGGAGAPAPTTAGKCLSISQLVATNPQLSTLNTALDAAGLTGTLNAAGSYTVFAPTNAAFAKVPSDQLATVLNDPDALRSVLLYHVVAEKATAAQIRGVKGGTTVQGADITVTTSGNSVKINNATVTRADILACNGIVHLIDTVLMPPMAAEPAAAAPAPAPAAAAPAAPAPAAAPAPAPAPVATAIVIPATPLSGGTVTPGSAVTQQTTTAPAPATTDTQTTTETTTDTSTESTDTAESTTETTEVSAAPVEITVETGSAANVYAVIEQDARFSTLRGLIADAGLQEDLAKAGAQYTIFAPTNDAFATLPEEVLTNLKGDKEALKKVLLYHVVNRQLAQGDLSSTGIMTMQGSELDLGAAAFTTVFNTSTGMVYPIDVVLLPTDFVVPDAPKN
- a CDS encoding amino acid ABC transporter ATP-binding protein translates to MTATPPTASQSTGLPARTFGPPVIVAENVQKHFGSFHALRGVNLTVRQGEVVVVIGPSGSGKSTFIRTINALDPHDGGSITVDDIPLNGQGNLDAIRREVGMVFQSFNLFPHLTVLENITLAPMRVRRASRADAERKGLELLRRVGIEEQAHKYPAQLSGGQQQRVAIARALAMEPKIMLFDEPTSALDPEMIKEVLDVMKELARSGMTMLVVTHEMGFAREVADRILFFDQGNIVEDTTPEEFYQNPKHERAQQFLSKILGH